The following coding sequences lie in one Spirosoma sp. KUDC1026 genomic window:
- a CDS encoding thioredoxin family protein yields MKKLFFLLCIASVTLATSALAQRKSAPKAGGINFQATPVDRVFQEARRMGKPVFVEIYSPTCHVCQSFVPTLADSRVGKFYNDKFVSTKLDIALPTTQTFLTKQQLFVPSLPLFLYFDPKQNLLHFAMSNNSTDEVIRHGTNALTPASRSQTMKSRFQQGERNPNFLIDYAMFARITKDTTANIVAMNEYARQQQPATYASQTNWLALQKLVLDYENPIFEYMLGHLDAYRKAYGAQPTQQVAENILMSSLYSSRGAQYPAAKIIEIRQDLAKVGIDPKVAANRTLLPEVNAFFRAKQTAKAIDRMDKQVTANSFSVPEYIYISRLFNRNSPDDSDVPTVVKWVNKGLALKPNAKEQADLYYELAEAYRRGGKTADAQKAAQKSMEQAQASRSDTRRNVEQMGKLK; encoded by the coding sequence ATGAAGAAACTCTTTTTCCTGCTCTGTATAGCCAGTGTTACGCTGGCAACTTCTGCCCTGGCGCAACGAAAGTCAGCTCCTAAGGCGGGAGGAATCAATTTTCAGGCAACGCCAGTCGACCGTGTGTTTCAGGAAGCCCGGCGCATGGGAAAGCCGGTGTTTGTCGAAATTTATTCGCCAACCTGCCACGTATGCCAGAGTTTCGTACCCACGCTGGCTGATAGCCGGGTTGGAAAATTCTATAACGATAAGTTTGTCAGCACGAAGCTGGATATTGCATTGCCCACTACGCAGACGTTTCTGACCAAACAGCAGTTGTTTGTGCCATCGCTGCCCCTGTTTCTGTACTTCGATCCCAAACAGAATCTGCTGCACTTTGCGATGAGTAATAACTCAACTGACGAGGTAATCCGGCACGGTACAAACGCGCTTACGCCTGCCAGTCGGAGTCAGACTATGAAGTCTCGGTTCCAGCAGGGGGAGCGCAATCCCAATTTCCTGATCGATTACGCCATGTTTGCCCGGATCACGAAAGATACGACGGCCAATATCGTGGCTATGAACGAGTACGCCCGGCAGCAACAACCCGCTACGTATGCAAGTCAGACAAACTGGCTGGCGTTGCAAAAGCTGGTACTGGACTACGAAAACCCGATTTTCGAGTATATGCTCGGGCATCTGGATGCGTATCGTAAAGCGTATGGTGCGCAGCCAACGCAGCAGGTTGCCGAAAATATTTTGATGTCGTCACTCTATAGCAGCCGGGGAGCGCAGTACCCGGCCGCGAAAATTATCGAAATTCGGCAGGATCTGGCCAAGGTTGGTATTGATCCGAAAGTAGCCGCTAACCGGACGCTGCTGCCCGAAGTTAACGCCTTTTTTCGGGCGAAACAGACTGCTAAAGCAATCGACCGGATGGATAAGCAGGTAACTGCCAACTCATTCAGCGTACCGGAGTACATTTACATCTCCCGCCTGTTTAACCGCAATAGCCCTGACGATTCGGACGTACCAACGGTGGTGAAATGGGTAAACAAAGGGCTGGCCTTGAAGCCGAATGCGAAAGAGCAGGCTGATTTGTACTACGAACTAGCTGAAGCCTATCGTCGGGGTGGTAAAACCGCTGATGCGCAGAAAGCGGCTCAGAAATCGATGGAGCAGGCCCAGGCCAGCCGGTCAGATACGCGCCGGAACGTCGAGCAGATGGGTAAGCTGAAATAG
- a CDS encoding DUF6728 family protein, whose product MNRLLDYFKIGPVFAYFLRVFRKPDPNAPTSANLRMMHGINRISIIMFLFCVCVMIFRACTR is encoded by the coding sequence ATGAATCGTCTGCTGGATTACTTCAAAATCGGTCCTGTGTTCGCGTATTTTCTGCGTGTTTTCCGGAAACCAGACCCTAATGCGCCAACCAGTGCCAACCTACGCATGATGCACGGCATTAACCGGATCTCAATCATCATGTTCCTGTTCTGCGTATGCGTGATGATTTTTCGGGCCTGCACGCGTTAA
- a CDS encoding MmcQ/YjbR family DNA-binding protein: MNVEALRTYCLTKPAATESFPFDEVTLVFKVGNKIFAMLDTGSRPTTMALKCDPERAVQLREEFDAVQPGYHMNKKHWNTVTVDSSIRSRDLQDWIDHSYELVFQSLPKAVRAQLSE, translated from the coding sequence ATGAACGTAGAAGCGCTGCGCACCTATTGCCTGACCAAACCCGCGGCTACAGAATCGTTTCCATTCGATGAAGTAACGCTGGTTTTTAAAGTAGGTAATAAAATTTTCGCCATGCTGGACACCGGGAGTCGACCCACCACGATGGCGCTCAAATGTGATCCGGAACGGGCTGTGCAGCTCCGGGAGGAGTTCGACGCGGTCCAGCCGGGCTACCACATGAATAAAAAACACTGGAATACAGTCACCGTCGACAGCAGCATCAGAAGCCGGGATTTGCAGGACTGGATCGATCACTCATATGAGTTGGTCTTCCAGAGCTTACCCAAGGCAGTTCGGGCACAATTATCTGAATAA
- a CDS encoding tetratricopeptide repeat protein, translated as MEVTVLIFLFAMYMTIRYFTVDHDTPADKDRKRYKAGIELVNDRNFVDAHQYFDDIIKQAPKSAIAYAYRGKCQLAQGNCHSAIYDLTQAISRDNTLAECYLDRGIAYYTLEDFQNAFREFDKAVWHFRDIKPDAYRWRALARIQVRQLPQAENDLRRAIALGDENSYHILLQPPFTRPVFQGR; from the coding sequence ATGGAAGTTACCGTACTAATTTTCCTGTTTGCTATGTACATGACGATCCGTTATTTCACGGTCGATCATGATACGCCTGCCGACAAAGATCGGAAACGGTACAAAGCAGGAATTGAGCTAGTCAACGACCGGAATTTTGTTGATGCGCACCAGTACTTTGATGACATCATCAAGCAAGCCCCCAAGTCAGCCATCGCCTATGCCTACCGGGGCAAGTGTCAGTTAGCCCAGGGTAACTGCCATTCGGCCATTTACGACCTGACGCAGGCCATCAGTCGCGACAATACGCTGGCTGAATGTTACCTCGACCGCGGCATTGCTTATTACACCCTGGAAGATTTTCAAAACGCATTCCGGGAGTTCGACAAAGCTGTCTGGCATTTTCGCGACATCAAGCCCGATGCCTACCGCTGGCGGGCGTTGGCCCGTATTCAGGTGCGTCAGCTTCCCCAGGCCGAGAATGACCTTCGTCGGGCCATTGCGCTGGGCGACGAGAATTCCTACCACATTCTTTTGCAACCACCGTTTACCCGCCCAGTTTTTCAGGGCCGGTAA